From one Pempheris klunzingeri isolate RE-2024b chromosome 5, fPemKlu1.hap1, whole genome shotgun sequence genomic stretch:
- the LOC139201851 gene encoding C-signal has protein sequence MSGAMTFKSCGSVLVTGANRGLGLQVVHTLASGGFSPGKIIATTRDCSTAQKLQELAEKHPQIHIITLDVLDQGSIEKSVEAVGQLVQEEGLNCLINNAGINVVADFHTVTAEKMIENFHTNAVAPLMVTKAFLPLLKRAASRGGAGGAGSMSIQRAAVINMTSLLGSVELNWGERAKNFKWYPYRTSKSALNMVSRCMATDLEPDGILCMAIHPGWVRTDMGGSEAPLSPEESVSSVLSVIGGLTEKDHGSFLNFTGEVLPW, from the exons ATGAGCGGCGCCATGACTTTCAAAAGCTGCGGCTCGGTGCTGGTGACGGGAGCCAACCGGGGGCTCGGCCTGCAGGTAGTCCACACCCTCGCGAGCGGAGGCTTCTCACCCGGAAAGATTATCGCCACGACCCGAGACTGCTCGACGGCTCAG AAACTTCAGGAACTGGCAGAGAAACATCCACAAATCCACATAATCACTTTGG ATGTGTTGGACCAGGGGAGCATAGAGAAGTCTGTGGAAGCGGTGGGTCAACTGGTACAAGAAGAGGGTCTGAACTGCCTGATCAACAACGCAGGGATCAATGTGGTGGCCGACTTTCATACCGTTACCGCAGAGAAAATGATAGAAAACTTCCACACTAATGCCGTGGCTCCTCTAATGGTCACTAAG GCCTTCCTGCCTCTGCTGAAGCGGGCTGCatccagaggaggagcaggtggtgCAGGGAGCATGAGCATCCAGAGAGCAGCGGTCATTAACATGACCTCTCTGCTGGGCTCTGTGGAGCTCAACTGGGGGGAACGGGCCAAAAACTTCAAATGGTACCCCTACAGGACATCCAAG AGTGCCCTGAACATGGTGAGTCGCTGTATGGCTACAGACCTGGAGCCTGATGGGATTCTCTGCATGGCTATACATCCTGGCTGGGTTCGCACAGACATGGGGGGATCTGAG GCTCCACTGAGTCCGGAGGAGAGCGTTTCTTCTGTCTTGTCTGTGATTGGTGGATTGACCGAAAAGGATCATGGGTCATTTCTGAACTTTACCGGAGAGGTGTTGCCTTGGTGA